From Populus trichocarpa isolate Nisqually-1 chromosome 19, P.trichocarpa_v4.1, whole genome shotgun sequence, a single genomic window includes:
- the LOC7467408 gene encoding proteinase inhibitor type-2, which yields MGGARLAASAVVLLVLGVVLLGASGGNLIAKACPLYCLDVDYMTCESSGDKKLNSACNCCLAPKNCTLHLADGRMVQC from the exons ATGGGTGGTGCACGACTTGCCGCCAGTGCAGTGGTTCTTCTTGTGCTCG GTGTAGTTTTACTCGGAGCCAGTGGTGGTAACTTGATTGCCAAGGCCTGTCCTCTGTATTGCTTGGATGTGGATTACATGACTTGCGAGTCCTCCGGTGATAAGAAGCTTAATTCTGCTTGCAACTGCTGCTTGGCTCCCAAGAACTGCACCCTTCACCTTGCAGATGGAAGGATGGTCCAgtgttga